From the Paenibacillus sp. FSL H8-0548 genome, one window contains:
- a CDS encoding carbohydrate ABC transporter permease, whose amino-acid sequence MDKLKRAFVYIFLSVAAFISIFPFLWMIISATNKSADVTKGRLLPGSQLMDNIKNLFTTVDIVPALMNSAKISVSTTVLAMVIASLAGYGFEIYRSKAKDVVFTILLLSMMIPFAAIMVPLYQMFAGVSRAIPFIGLDTLSGVVLPTFTTAFLIFFFRQNTKMFPRELLEAGRIDGLSEISLFFRIYMPTMKTTYAAAGIITFMSSWNNYLWPLIVLQSPEKKTIPMLISNLGSSYTPDYGIIMTAIVISTIPTALVFFLMQKHFVAGMTGSVK is encoded by the coding sequence ATGGATAAATTAAAACGGGCGTTCGTTTATATTTTTCTATCCGTTGCTGCGTTCATATCCATATTCCCTTTTCTATGGATGATTATCAGCGCTACCAATAAGTCAGCGGATGTGACCAAAGGGAGATTGCTTCCCGGAAGCCAGCTGATGGATAATATTAAAAACTTGTTTACGACGGTAGACATCGTTCCAGCGCTGATGAACTCGGCAAAAATTTCAGTGTCGACTACTGTGCTAGCTATGGTTATTGCATCGCTAGCAGGCTACGGCTTTGAAATTTATCGGAGCAAAGCAAAGGATGTTGTGTTTACGATATTGTTGTTATCCATGATGATTCCGTTCGCGGCGATCATGGTGCCTTTGTATCAAATGTTTGCAGGCGTATCAAGAGCTATACCGTTCATCGGTTTAGATACACTTTCGGGTGTCGTATTGCCTACCTTTACTACCGCGTTTCTTATTTTCTTCTTCCGTCAAAATACGAAGATGTTTCCGAGAGAGCTGCTCGAAGCGGGGCGTATCGATGGACTGAGTGAAATAAGTCTTTTCTTCCGGATATATATGCCTACGATGAAGACTACTTATGCTGCGGCTGGGATCATTACATTTATGTCGAGCTGGAATAACTATTTGTGGCCGCTTATCGTATTGCAATCGCCGGAGAAAAAGACGATTCCTATGTTGATTTCAAATTTAGGATCGAGCTATACACCGGATTATGGTATTATCATGACAGCGATTGTCATTTCGACGATACCTACTGCACTTGTGTTTTTCCTTATGCAGAAGCATTTTGTAGCAGGGATGACTGGTTCAGTAAAATAA
- a CDS encoding ABC transporter substrate-binding protein, with translation MKKLLAIMLASFVLLTACSSTGNNAANNGGTAAEGTKEITVWAWDKVFNIGAMERASEAYKAKNPDSDLKINIIENAQADIIQKMNAGLNAGTTKSLPTIVLIEDYRAQSFLQSYPDAFFELTDFINPGDFADYKIGPTSVDGKQYGVPFDSGAAGLYVRSDYLEEAGYKVADLQDIDWKKFIEIGKAVKAKTGKSLLTQDPNDLGLIRMMIQSAGSWYLKDDGTTPNLVGNEALKEAFESYKELMSADIVKVTSDWSQFVGAFNSGEVATVPTGNWITASIKAEASQAGKWAVVPFPKLGNNANSVHASNLGGSSWYVMNVDGKEAAAEFLKQTFGSDVELYQKLVTEIGAISTLKAAATGEAYKQADEFFGGQKVIEDFAKWTEQIPNVNYGMHTYALEDILVVEMQNYLGGKDIDKVLSDAQAQAETQVK, from the coding sequence TTGAAAAAACTACTCGCAATTATGCTCGCCAGCTTTGTGCTTCTTACGGCATGCTCGAGCACTGGAAACAATGCCGCTAATAATGGCGGTACTGCAGCAGAAGGAACAAAAGAAATTACAGTATGGGCATGGGACAAGGTGTTTAACATCGGTGCTATGGAGCGTGCTAGTGAAGCTTATAAAGCAAAAAATCCCGATTCTGATCTAAAGATCAACATTATTGAAAATGCTCAAGCGGACATTATCCAAAAAATGAATGCGGGCTTGAATGCAGGTACAACAAAAAGCTTGCCAACGATCGTATTGATCGAGGATTACCGTGCACAAAGCTTCTTACAATCTTACCCGGATGCGTTTTTTGAACTAACCGATTTCATTAATCCAGGCGATTTCGCAGATTACAAAATCGGGCCAACAAGTGTAGACGGCAAGCAATACGGCGTACCATTTGATTCTGGTGCTGCTGGCTTGTATGTAAGAAGTGACTACTTAGAAGAAGCAGGCTATAAAGTTGCTGACCTGCAGGATATTGATTGGAAGAAATTTATTGAAATTGGTAAAGCAGTGAAAGCCAAAACAGGCAAATCTTTGCTGACGCAAGATCCTAATGATCTTGGTCTGATCCGAATGATGATTCAATCCGCTGGTTCTTGGTACCTGAAGGATGATGGCACAACGCCAAATCTTGTAGGCAACGAAGCGCTGAAGGAAGCATTTGAATCGTACAAAGAGCTTATGAGTGCAGATATTGTCAAAGTAACATCCGATTGGAGCCAGTTTGTGGGCGCATTTAATAGCGGAGAGGTTGCGACTGTTCCTACGGGCAACTGGATCACAGCTTCGATTAAAGCGGAAGCTTCACAAGCAGGCAAATGGGCGGTTGTACCATTCCCTAAACTTGGGAACAATGCGAACTCCGTGCATGCGTCTAACCTTGGAGGCAGCTCGTGGTATGTTATGAATGTTGACGGTAAAGAAGCCGCAGCAGAATTTTTGAAGCAAACCTTTGGTTCGGATGTTGAGCTTTATCAGAAGCTTGTGACAGAGATTGGTGCGATCAGTACTTTGAAAGCAGCAGCAACTGGCGAAGCGTACAAGCAAGCGGACGAGTTTTTTGGCGGCCAAAAAGTAATTGAAGACTTTGCGAAATGGACAGAGCAAATTCCGAATGTAAACTATGGCATGCATACGTATGCGCTTGAGGATATTCTTGTCGTAGAAATGCAAAATTACTTGGGTGGCAAAGATATTGATAAAGTATTAAGTGATGCGCAAGCACAAGCAGAAACACAAGTAAAATAA
- a CDS encoding sugar ABC transporter permease: MFIILAVVMIAAFYFYPMIQALLLSFKSGKGMNLSYVGFDNYVRLFSDKTFLTAVKNTFIYLIIQVPIMIVLAMFISVLLNDSKLKFRGLFRTAIFLPAVTSLVAYSIIFKYLFATDGLVNKLLMNVHLITNPIQWITDPFWAKITIIIAITWRWTGYNMIFYLSALQNIDHSIYEAAKIDGASSTRQFFGITIPLLKPIILFTSITSTIGTLQLFDEVVNITKGGPGNASMSISQYIYNLSFKYTSDFGYAATVSYSIVIMIVILAIVQFKAAGDKNG; encoded by the coding sequence ATGTTCATTATACTGGCAGTCGTAATGATTGCGGCGTTCTATTTTTATCCGATGATTCAGGCGCTACTTCTATCCTTCAAGTCTGGCAAGGGCATGAATTTGTCGTATGTTGGATTTGATAACTACGTTCGTTTGTTTAGTGATAAGACGTTTCTAACAGCAGTAAAAAATACGTTTATATACTTAATTATTCAAGTGCCGATTATGATTGTGCTGGCGATGTTTATCTCTGTTTTGTTGAACGACAGCAAATTGAAATTTAGAGGGCTTTTCCGTACGGCGATTTTCCTGCCGGCTGTTACCTCGCTCGTAGCTTATTCTATTATTTTCAAATACTTATTTGCTACAGATGGTCTGGTTAACAAGCTGTTAATGAATGTCCATTTGATCACTAATCCGATTCAATGGATTACAGACCCGTTTTGGGCAAAGATAACGATTATTATTGCAATCACATGGCGCTGGACAGGCTATAACATGATCTTTTACTTGTCTGCGCTTCAAAATATTGATCATTCGATCTACGAAGCGGCAAAAATTGACGGCGCATCGTCTACGAGACAATTTTTTGGTATTACCATACCGCTGCTTAAGCCGATTATTTTGTTTACATCGATCACTTCTACGATTGGCACATTGCAGCTATTTGATGAAGTTGTGAATATTACGAAGGGCGGACCGGGGAATGCATCCATGTCCATCTCTCAATATATTTACAATCTTTCGTTCAAATATACGTCCGATTTCGGCTATGCAGCTACAGTGTCGTATTCCATTGTAATTATGATTGTCATATTAGCGATTGTACAGTTTAAAGCGGCAGGTGATAAAAATGGATAA
- a CDS encoding sensor histidine kinase produces the protein MRSFLDKLKFHGLFIKMFMVTLVSIVTVSLLTSIVMIQMSERLFMNTFSITNSKIISQIQTNFESFNYSVVTASNNVLQNGEIKGFLTKPDMDSLSSLQSYYLASQQMKKIHSNVAAYPVTMTISGVNKKTHSTDSSYWPSSTEMLRNSILTVNTLIYPKKLIYQLDTENVAGSSHDDPAIVASRALMERTSANQYGVLYFAIKESDFKRFYASFTSNGNDVVILDHSGVVVSSNRQDLIGNKELDLLGYAKDIEEQKQDYKDVNVLGNSSLVLSKYLPEYNFYLVNLINKQEVLSEMVDFKMVALISFAIVIVALFIVFIISRRLTKSLTMLAKQMSGITANAFDNYIEVSGSFEIKQLGHAYNYMLDELNDYIKKLIQTQKDQRNAELSALQMQINPHFLYNTLASIKILVQQGNKEKAAATINSLISLLQNTVSNISETITVSQELVNLKNYVYINHVRYGEQFVVNYFVADNCYGYHVPKLIIQPFIENAFFHAFQERKDGYIYVLISSEEDALVCEVVDNGVGMAGYDQQNPAHSSISSSHFFSGIGIRNVHDRIKLLYGEEYGVSIVSDIGEGTRVKIRLPLHKS, from the coding sequence ATGAGAAGCTTTTTGGACAAACTTAAATTTCACGGCTTATTTATTAAAATGTTTATGGTCACGCTAGTTAGCATTGTAACCGTGTCACTCTTGACATCTATCGTTATGATTCAAATGTCGGAGCGGCTTTTCATGAATACATTCAGTATTACGAATTCCAAAATTATCAGTCAAATACAGACGAATTTCGAATCATTCAACTACTCAGTCGTAACTGCATCTAACAATGTGCTCCAAAATGGCGAGATCAAAGGCTTCTTGACTAAACCGGATATGGACTCGCTCTCCTCTTTGCAGAGCTATTACTTGGCTAGCCAGCAAATGAAGAAAATTCATTCGAATGTAGCCGCTTATCCGGTAACAATGACCATATCGGGAGTGAATAAGAAGACACACTCCACGGACAGCTCCTATTGGCCAAGCTCAACCGAGATGCTAAGAAATAGCATTTTGACAGTAAATACGCTTATTTATCCTAAAAAGCTTATTTATCAATTAGATACAGAAAATGTAGCTGGTTCATCACATGATGATCCGGCTATTGTTGCTTCCCGAGCTTTAATGGAGAGAACGAGTGCTAACCAATATGGGGTGCTTTATTTTGCGATCAAAGAGAGTGATTTTAAGCGCTTTTATGCAAGCTTCACAAGCAATGGCAATGATGTTGTTATTTTGGATCACTCGGGAGTCGTTGTCTCGAGCAATCGGCAGGACCTGATCGGGAACAAAGAGCTTGATTTGCTTGGTTATGCCAAAGATATTGAGGAACAGAAGCAGGACTATAAAGATGTTAATGTACTCGGAAACAGCAGTCTCGTTTTGTCCAAGTATTTGCCGGAATATAACTTTTACCTTGTGAATCTGATCAATAAGCAGGAAGTGCTTAGTGAAATGGTCGATTTTAAAATGGTTGCACTCATTAGTTTCGCTATCGTTATCGTAGCGCTATTTATTGTTTTCATTATTTCCAGAAGATTAACGAAATCATTAACGATGCTGGCCAAACAAATGTCAGGCATTACAGCGAATGCATTCGACAATTATATTGAGGTTTCCGGCAGCTTTGAGATTAAACAGCTCGGACATGCCTACAACTATATGCTCGATGAGCTGAACGATTATATTAAGAAGCTCATTCAGACGCAGAAGGATCAGCGAAACGCAGAGCTGTCGGCATTGCAAATGCAGATTAATCCACATTTTCTTTATAATACGCTGGCATCGATTAAAATTTTGGTGCAGCAAGGAAATAAGGAGAAGGCTGCAGCTACGATCAACTCTTTAATTTCATTGCTGCAAAATACGGTAAGCAACATTAGTGAGACGATCACCGTATCTCAAGAGCTCGTAAATTTGAAAAATTACGTCTATATCAATCATGTTCGTTATGGCGAGCAATTTGTCGTTAATTATTTTGTTGCAGACAACTGCTATGGCTATCATGTACCGAAACTTATTATTCAGCCGTTTATAGAAAATGCCTTCTTTCATGCTTTTCAAGAGCGGAAGGATGGGTATATTTATGTGCTTATTTCCAGTGAGGAAGATGCATTAGTATGTGAGGTTGTAGATAATGGCGTTGGAATGGCGGGGTATGACCAGCAAAATCCTGCTCACAGCTCGATTAGCTCGAGCCATTTTTTCTCAGGAATCGGTATTCGCAATGTTCATGATCGGATCAAACTGCTATATGGCGAGGAATATGGCGTTTCGATCGTAAGTGATATTGGAGAGGGAACTAGAGTGAAAATTAGACTGCCCCTCCATAAGTCCTAA